One window of Thermodesulfobacteriota bacterium genomic DNA carries:
- a CDS encoding outer membrane lipoprotein-sorting protein, whose translation MKRLWLVVLLVLLPVHVHALTAVELMEQSQAAFLYPGQDFRVRIHMRLIAPGGQERVREMVMLRRNEGPPGGDQKYFIAFQRPADVKDMTLMVHKYPAQDDDRWLFVPAINMVRRIAAQDKRSSFVGSDFTYEDVSGRDVASDTHTLLGEEKVGEADCHKVKSTPNAGDVDYADRISWIDKRTFLPLKEEYYDLKGAVIRVFAAERVEVVAGIPTVVRRSMRNLQTGHRTEVEFSQVAYGIGIEDSLFSERFLRQPPRKWLD comes from the coding sequence ATGAAAAGGCTCTGGCTTGTCGTCCTTCTTGTTCTCCTGCCGGTCCACGTCCACGCCCTCACCGCTGTCGAGCTGATGGAGCAGTCCCAGGCGGCGTTCCTGTATCCGGGTCAGGACTTCCGGGTCCGGATCCACATGCGGCTCATCGCGCCGGGGGGACAGGAACGGGTGCGGGAGATGGTCATGCTGCGCAGGAATGAGGGCCCGCCGGGCGGCGATCAGAAGTACTTCATCGCCTTTCAACGTCCGGCTGATGTCAAGGATATGACCCTCATGGTGCACAAGTACCCGGCCCAGGATGACGACCGCTGGCTGTTCGTACCGGCCATCAACATGGTGCGGCGCATCGCGGCCCAGGACAAGCGCTCCAGCTTCGTGGGCTCGGACTTCACCTACGAGGATGTCTCCGGCCGGGACGTGGCCAGCGACACCCACACCCTCCTGGGGGAAGAGAAGGTGGGCGAAGCGGACTGCCACAAGGTGAAGAGCACGCCCAACGCCGGCGACGTGGACTATGCCGACCGGATTTCCTGGATCGACAAGAGGACCTTCCTGCCCTTGAAAGAGGAATACTACGATCTCAAGGGCGCGGTGATCCGGGTCTTTGCCGCCGAGCGGGTGGAGGTGGTGGCCGGGATTCCCACCGTGGTCCGGCGGTCCATGAGGAACCTCCAGACCGGGCACCGTACCGAGGTGGAATTCAGTCAGGTGGCCTACGGCATTGGCATCGAGGACAGCCTGTTCAGCGAGCGCTTCCTCCGGCAGCCGCCCAGGAAATGGCTGGATTGA